In one Leptospira fletcheri genomic region, the following are encoded:
- a CDS encoding ABC transporter ATP-binding protein codes for MLSISQLNKSYTVAGEEFRVLKDVEFEVQEGEFVAIVGPSGSGKSTLLAISAGLDKADSGKVVLDGISLLEKKEDELAKLRGEKLGFVFQNFQLIKTLNALENVSLPLALTTNLPEKEIRERARLWLAKVGMEHRSSNFPSQLSGGEEQRVAIARSFIHEPKLLFADEPTANLDRANGNRIMSLLKELNRTRKSTLLVVTHDPQVASLADRVLEMKDGSILNDGKKARPSKSKKVPPRRKK; via the coding sequence TTGTTATCGATATCACAACTGAACAAATCTTATACGGTTGCAGGAGAAGAATTTCGCGTCTTGAAAGACGTGGAATTCGAAGTCCAAGAAGGAGAATTCGTCGCCATCGTCGGTCCCTCCGGTTCTGGTAAGTCCACGTTACTTGCAATTTCCGCGGGATTGGATAAGGCTGACAGCGGAAAGGTGGTCTTGGACGGAATTTCCCTGCTCGAAAAGAAAGAAGACGAGCTTGCAAAGTTAAGAGGCGAGAAATTGGGTTTTGTTTTTCAGAATTTCCAACTGATTAAGACCCTGAACGCATTGGAAAACGTATCCCTTCCACTTGCTTTGACAACAAACCTTCCGGAAAAGGAAATCAGAGAGAGAGCGAGGCTCTGGCTGGCAAAAGTCGGCATGGAACACAGAAGTTCCAATTTTCCCAGCCAACTTTCCGGTGGGGAAGAGCAAAGGGTCGCAATTGCAAGGTCCTTCATTCATGAGCCGAAACTTCTGTTTGCAGACGAACCGACCGCAAATTTGGATCGAGCCAACGGAAATCGCATCATGTCTTTATTAAAGGAACTGAATCGAACGAGGAAATCCACATTATTAGTGGTAACCCACGATCCGCAAGTCGCCTCCTTGGCCGACCGTGTCCTAGAAATGAAAGACGGTTCCATCCTAAACGACGGAAAAAAGGCTCGTCCTTCAAAATCCAAGAAGGTTCCTCCTAGGAGAAAGAAATGA
- a CDS encoding YegP family protein, which translates to MAAKFEVYTDKGGKFRFRLKAGNGEIIAASEAYESKQACLHGIESVKNNAPIAEVVEVS; encoded by the coding sequence ATGGCGGCGAAATTCGAAGTTTATACTGATAAGGGCGGTAAATTCCGCTTTCGATTAAAGGCGGGAAACGGGGAAATTATCGCGGCTAGCGAAGCCTATGAATCCAAGCAAGCCTGCCTTCACGGTATCGAATCGGTAAAGAACAATGCGCCGATCGCTGAGGTCGTCGAAGTAAGCTGA
- the lepB gene encoding signal peptidase I has protein sequence MPFLTNVGTFRFTLLLWIKKAFPVLLAIASVLYLRIFVIQFYFITGNSMMPSFQDGDLVLVKKWGFPARVGPWTWSLVESKIDRFDVLVLDGVGAELSLKRVVGLPGDFFRFSEGRIHINDSSLEEPFVKPGFKTQAPSLSVVPVVSVAGNVGIGDSGRIPPGYFLVLGDNREFSTDSRNYGLIPFYKLRGKVLARI, from the coding sequence ATGCCATTTTTAACCAATGTCGGCACATTTAGATTCACTCTGTTGCTTTGGATAAAAAAGGCGTTTCCCGTTCTTTTAGCGATCGCCTCCGTACTCTATCTCCGAATTTTCGTGATCCAATTCTATTTTATCACCGGAAATTCCATGATGCCTAGTTTTCAAGACGGGGACTTGGTGTTGGTAAAAAAATGGGGATTTCCGGCAAGGGTAGGGCCTTGGACTTGGTCCCTTGTGGAATCGAAAATAGATAGATTCGATGTTCTAGTCCTGGACGGAGTAGGCGCGGAACTCAGCTTGAAGAGGGTGGTCGGATTGCCGGGAGATTTTTTCCGGTTCTCGGAAGGAAGGATCCATATCAACGATTCTTCTTTGGAGGAGCCCTTCGTAAAGCCGGGTTTTAAGACCCAAGCCCCCTCTCTTTCGGTCGTTCCCGTGGTAAGCGTTGCCGGAAATGTCGGAATCGGAGATTCGGGAAGGATTCCTCCGGGATATTTTTTGGTCTTGGGGGACAACCGGGAATTTTCCACGGACTCCCGAAATTACGGACTGATTCCGTTTTATAAACTCAGAGGCAAGGTTTTGGCGAGAATCTAA
- a CDS encoding LIC10486 family protein — protein MEKNPQTSKLQEQANLMNLAFESVLTEEQAIELIQGKLKDAYLLKLRIDVENRAGVVISLVSRFKHEIIELYSLFSNSSLIRKIRTFEDFGQITHDMAEAAREEAADAGLSEQVGRIMHSKLNKQILENYYPMWDRNDTGALVNMLENQIKAGLKINTVRVQADVEFVSSVRNRGKTIFAGVLSPIVKPKEEGEAGDLSAAQIDPEKAAVQRQIEAISKGFGRIVPAKTVLSPVNGIDFDDLIEGDKVLFQLPNSSPEEKALAKTLGAVDQNGNAKPIVGSFLTIASGKNEYHIFAKGPAGVLLQAFEESPVRLARPKSAATPGANPRPPGMSGGRAQESGNTLNYFILIGVVLLAGMLAFILLK, from the coding sequence ATGGAAAAGAACCCGCAAACCAGTAAACTCCAGGAACAGGCAAACCTAATGAACCTGGCTTTCGAATCCGTCCTCACGGAGGAACAGGCGATCGAACTCATTCAGGGCAAATTAAAAGATGCCTATCTTTTAAAACTTCGGATCGACGTAGAAAATAGAGCCGGAGTGGTCATCAGCTTGGTATCCAGATTTAAGCACGAGATCATAGAACTATATTCCCTGTTTTCGAATTCCTCTCTCATTCGAAAAATCAGAACCTTCGAAGATTTCGGCCAAATCACACACGATATGGCGGAGGCCGCCAGGGAAGAAGCGGCAGACGCAGGCCTGTCCGAACAAGTCGGCCGAATTATGCACTCCAAACTCAACAAACAGATTTTGGAAAATTACTACCCGATGTGGGACCGGAACGATACCGGAGCTCTCGTGAATATGCTGGAAAATCAGATCAAAGCCGGATTGAAAATCAATACGGTCCGAGTCCAGGCGGATGTGGAATTTGTTTCCAGTGTTCGAAACCGCGGCAAAACGATTTTTGCCGGAGTTCTTTCTCCGATCGTCAAACCCAAGGAAGAAGGAGAAGCGGGGGATCTATCGGCGGCACAGATTGATCCGGAAAAAGCCGCAGTCCAGCGTCAGATAGAAGCGATTTCCAAAGGATTCGGGCGCATCGTTCCTGCAAAGACAGTGCTTTCTCCGGTCAACGGAATCGACTTCGACGATCTGATAGAAGGGGATAAAGTCCTTTTTCAATTACCGAACTCCTCTCCGGAAGAAAAGGCTTTGGCTAAAACACTCGGAGCGGTGGACCAGAACGGAAATGCCAAACCTATCGTCGGTTCTTTTTTGACCATTGCGTCCGGTAAAAACGAATATCATATTTTTGCAAAAGGCCCTGCCGGAGTACTGTTGCAAGCTTTCGAGGAAAGTCCTGTACGCTTAGCCCGTCCGAAAAGCGCCGCTACCCCTGGTGCAAATCCGAGACCTCCCGGAATGTCCGGCGGAAGAGCGCAGGAAAGCGGGAACACTTTGAATTATTTCATTTTAATCGGAGTTGTTCTTTTAGCCGGCATGCTCGCATTCATTCTGCTGAAATAA
- a CDS encoding SPFH domain-containing protein gives MALIDVIKYEGNPGEVVWKFPRNDISTFGQLVVNESQEAVFFKEGKALDVFGPGTHTLKTGNVPILEKLVNLPFGGQTPFSAEVVYVNKALIQLKWGTPTPIQVEDPKYMITLGVRAFGTYNIKVTDSKSFATTVVGSKGAYNQDQVDNLFKPMIVTRLSDFLAEVVLKSGEPITRLSQHLEESSSAGKTKIQPDFAKYGVEVVDFFVQSINFDQNDPNFQKIQKVLTDKFEIETLGGMYQQKRMLDIGETAAGNPGGNAGEGMSAGMGLGMGMNMANMMANMMGQQNQNNAAANGQNDATTRLAKLKNMLDQGLITQEEFDAKKKDILNSI, from the coding sequence ATGGCATTAATAGACGTCATCAAATACGAGGGAAATCCCGGAGAAGTCGTTTGGAAATTTCCCAGAAACGACATCAGCACTTTCGGACAGTTGGTCGTAAACGAAAGCCAAGAGGCGGTGTTTTTCAAGGAAGGAAAAGCCTTGGACGTATTCGGTCCCGGTACCCATACTTTAAAAACCGGAAACGTTCCGATTCTGGAAAAACTCGTTAACCTACCCTTCGGAGGACAGACTCCGTTTAGCGCCGAAGTCGTGTACGTGAACAAAGCTCTGATTCAATTGAAATGGGGAACTCCCACCCCGATCCAGGTGGAAGATCCGAAATATATGATCACACTGGGAGTAAGAGCATTCGGAACTTATAATATTAAAGTAACGGATTCAAAGTCCTTCGCAACCACCGTAGTCGGATCCAAAGGCGCGTATAACCAGGACCAAGTCGATAACCTTTTCAAACCGATGATCGTCACTCGTTTGAGCGACTTTTTGGCGGAAGTGGTTCTGAAAAGCGGAGAACCGATTACAAGACTTAGCCAGCACTTAGAGGAATCCTCTTCCGCGGGAAAAACGAAAATCCAACCCGACTTCGCGAAATATGGAGTCGAGGTCGTGGACTTTTTCGTACAGTCCATCAACTTCGATCAGAACGATCCGAATTTCCAAAAAATCCAGAAGGTACTTACCGACAAATTCGAGATCGAAACCCTGGGCGGAATGTACCAGCAAAAAAGGATGCTGGACATCGGAGAGACCGCTGCGGGAAATCCCGGAGGGAACGCGGGGGAAGGAATGTCCGCCGGAATGGGATTGGGCATGGGAATGAATATGGCGAACATGATGGCCAATATGATGGGACAACAGAACCAGAACAATGCCGCCGCGAACGGACAAAACGACGCGACGACAAGGTTGGCGAAATTGAAGAACATGTTGGACCAAGGCCTCATTACGCAGGAAGAATTTGATGCCAAAAAAAAGGACATTCTAAACTCTATCTAA
- a CDS encoding LIMLP_15305 family protein: protein MSDNNAVQSYIDRYRTERGKMKSFLSKFPFYGDIIKNEEYYNADRLVREELSRKIGSLKEPIRRIEEGFVNDRRMDLIGSTEILLSLIERLKNEITGAGYGLTSLGSGFKPGENELTELTEWDYSLLKHSEELGEKAISNGVKSTDSVESVRNWVSDFRSELDRFAEALRARRNVFLKK, encoded by the coding sequence ATGTCAGATAACAATGCCGTTCAAAGTTACATCGACCGCTACCGTACGGAAAGGGGAAAAATGAAGTCCTTCCTCTCGAAGTTTCCTTTTTACGGTGATATCATAAAAAACGAGGAATATTACAACGCGGATCGCCTCGTTAGAGAAGAACTCTCTCGAAAAATCGGTTCCTTAAAGGAACCGATCCGAAGAATCGAAGAAGGTTTCGTAAACGATCGAAGAATGGATCTTATCGGTTCCACGGAGATTCTACTTTCCTTGATCGAAAGGTTAAAAAACGAAATTACCGGCGCCGGATACGGTCTAACTAGTCTGGGCTCCGGCTTCAAACCGGGAGAAAACGAATTAACCGAACTCACGGAATGGGATTATTCCTTGTTGAAGCACTCCGAAGAACTGGGGGAAAAAGCGATTTCGAACGGTGTAAAATCCACCGATTCCGTCGAATCCGTACGGAATTGGGTAAGTGATTTTCGAAGCGAATTGGATCGTTTCGCGGAAGCGCTGAGAGCCAGACGGAACGTGTTTCTCAAGAAATAA
- the leuS gene encoding leucine--tRNA ligase, protein MDYPFREIESKWQSYWEKNRSFQTNLRSSKPKFYCLDMFPYPSGAGLHVGHPEGYTATDIVSRFKRMKGFEVLHPMGWDAFGLPAERYAMQTGIHPAQTTHQNIDNFRRQIKFIGLSYDWDRELSTTDPRYYKFTQWIFLKLFDSWYDFEAKKARPISELADRLRTNGSVGFDDLSPFSSSDWNKYSDVEKEQVLSGFRLVYQAEIPVNWCPGLGTVLANEEVEEWVEKGYEVVRKPMRQYMMRITAYADRLLEDLRLVSWPQSTLEMQKNWIGKSEGLEITFPFDPGTNERVNTAKSQLDSETSSQRDLNYGGVRVYTTRPDTIFGVTYMVLAPEHPLVDLLTSPERKEKVQEYRKSAALKSDLDRTELSKEKSGVFTGAYVLNPADPSRKIQIWIGDYVLYGYGTGAIMAVPAHDSRDYEFAKAFDLEILPVIEGDFSQGAFDSKESKCIHSSSEELDINGLSYGKAFDKTSEWAERKGIGKRKTQFKLRDWLFARQRYWGEPIPLVHFPSGVTRAIPESELPLELPNLAEFKPSGTGESPLALAGDWLQYKDPLTGEVGVRETNTMPQWAGSCWYYLRYIDPNNPDRFVDPELEKAWMPVDLYVGGAEHAVLHLLYSRFWHKVLFDLGHVTTPEPFKKLVHQGLILGEDKRKMSKSLGNVVNPDDVVQNYGADSLRLFEMFMGPFEMVKPWSTRGVDGVFRFLNRVWRLYHSGTGESFRLDEFEPNNEELRIFHKTVRKIDEDIQNFSFNTAISQLMIFVNEFTPSERRPRRILEPFLLLLAPFAPHISEELWALCGRKDSLTYENFPVADPEFLVDDEVLIVVQVNGKLRADFKAPKEIRQEEALALAKSLDKIKPFMEGKQIRKEIYVPGKLVNLVVA, encoded by the coding sequence ATGGACTATCCGTTCCGGGAAATCGAATCGAAATGGCAATCGTATTGGGAGAAAAACCGTTCTTTCCAGACAAACCTTCGCTCTTCTAAGCCGAAGTTTTACTGTTTAGACATGTTTCCTTATCCCTCGGGTGCAGGTTTGCATGTCGGACACCCGGAAGGGTACACTGCGACGGATATCGTTTCCAGATTCAAAAGAATGAAAGGATTCGAAGTCCTGCATCCTATGGGTTGGGATGCCTTCGGGCTGCCCGCCGAAAGGTACGCTATGCAAACGGGAATTCATCCCGCTCAAACCACTCACCAGAATATAGACAACTTTAGAAGGCAGATCAAGTTTATCGGCCTGTCTTACGATTGGGACCGGGAACTTTCCACAACCGACCCTAGATACTACAAGTTTACTCAATGGATTTTTCTAAAACTTTTCGATTCTTGGTACGATTTTGAGGCAAAAAAGGCCCGACCGATTTCCGAATTGGCAGATAGGCTGAGAACCAATGGATCTGTAGGATTCGACGATTTAAGCCCGTTTAGCAGCTCCGACTGGAATAAATATTCCGACGTGGAAAAGGAGCAGGTGCTTTCCGGATTCAGATTGGTGTACCAGGCGGAAATTCCGGTCAATTGGTGCCCGGGATTAGGCACTGTTTTGGCCAACGAAGAAGTCGAGGAATGGGTCGAAAAGGGATACGAAGTGGTCCGGAAACCGATGCGGCAGTACATGATGAGAATCACTGCATATGCGGATCGACTTTTGGAGGACTTACGTCTGGTTTCCTGGCCCCAATCGACGCTAGAGATGCAAAAGAACTGGATCGGAAAGAGCGAAGGTTTGGAGATCACGTTCCCTTTCGACCCGGGTACGAATGAACGGGTGAATACCGCGAAATCGCAATTAGATTCCGAAACTTCGTCGCAAAGAGATCTGAATTACGGAGGAGTTAGGGTATATACGACTAGACCCGATACTATATTCGGAGTTACTTATATGGTTCTGGCTCCTGAACATCCGCTTGTCGACTTGTTAACTTCCCCGGAACGAAAGGAAAAGGTCCAGGAATATAGAAAATCCGCTGCCTTGAAAAGCGATTTGGACAGAACGGAACTTTCCAAAGAAAAATCCGGCGTCTTCACCGGAGCCTATGTTCTGAATCCCGCGGATCCTTCCAGAAAAATCCAAATTTGGATCGGGGATTATGTTCTCTATGGCTATGGAACCGGAGCCATCATGGCCGTTCCTGCACACGACTCCAGAGACTACGAATTCGCAAAAGCGTTCGATTTGGAAATCCTTCCGGTAATCGAAGGCGATTTTTCCCAAGGAGCTTTCGATTCCAAAGAATCAAAATGTATTCATTCCTCTTCCGAAGAATTGGACATCAACGGTCTCTCTTACGGAAAGGCATTCGACAAAACTTCTGAATGGGCGGAGCGGAAAGGAATCGGGAAGAGAAAAACCCAATTCAAATTGAGGGATTGGCTTTTTGCCAGACAACGTTATTGGGGAGAACCGATTCCTCTGGTTCATTTTCCTTCCGGGGTAACGAGGGCGATTCCGGAGTCCGAGCTTCCATTAGAACTTCCAAATTTAGCGGAATTTAAACCGTCCGGAACCGGGGAATCTCCCTTGGCTCTGGCGGGAGATTGGTTACAATACAAGGATCCTCTTACGGGCGAGGTCGGAGTGCGGGAAACGAACACAATGCCCCAATGGGCCGGCTCCTGTTGGTATTATCTTCGCTACATAGATCCGAATAATCCGGATCGTTTCGTAGATCCTGAACTGGAAAAAGCCTGGATGCCCGTGGATCTATACGTGGGAGGAGCGGAACATGCGGTTCTCCATCTTTTGTATTCCAGATTTTGGCATAAGGTACTCTTCGATCTCGGACATGTAACGACTCCCGAACCTTTTAAGAAATTAGTGCACCAAGGACTGATCCTCGGCGAGGATAAGAGAAAGATGTCCAAATCCCTAGGAAATGTCGTGAATCCGGACGACGTGGTCCAGAATTACGGCGCCGATAGTCTGAGATTATTCGAAATGTTTATGGGACCGTTCGAAATGGTCAAACCTTGGAGTACAAGAGGAGTCGATGGGGTATTCAGATTCCTAAATCGTGTGTGGAGATTGTATCACTCCGGCACGGGTGAATCCTTCCGATTGGACGAATTCGAACCGAACAACGAAGAGTTAAGAATCTTCCACAAAACCGTTCGCAAAATAGACGAAGACATCCAGAATTTCTCCTTTAATACGGCCATCTCGCAACTGATGATTTTCGTAAACGAATTCACTCCTTCGGAAAGACGGCCTCGCAGGATTTTGGAACCGTTTTTGCTTTTGCTTGCCCCTTTTGCTCCCCATATCTCCGAAGAATTATGGGCTCTTTGCGGAAGAAAAGATTCCCTTACTTACGAGAATTTTCCCGTTGCGGATCCGGAATTCCTAGTCGATGACGAGGTGTTAATCGTAGTTCAAGTAAACGGAAAATTGAGGGCAGACTTTAAGGCCCCGAAGGAGATTCGTCAGGAAGAAGCACTTGCCTTGGCAAAATCCCTGGATAAGATCAAACCGTTTATGGAAGGAAAGCAGATTCGCAAGGAAATCTACGTACCTGGAAAACTCGTAAATTTGGTCGTGGCGTAA
- a CDS encoding penicillin-binding protein, with amino-acid sequence MLPDRKRFSFLFYFLCSLFAILAGRVGYLVFFNDKEIAFKNGERVLRGAVYDRRGIELALSVDSSTIGIYPANIYDPNFTAMQLSPYLDISPERIEGLIREKSRYFLLKREIDDATASRIMEMALPGVRREREYKRVYPHGSLAASLLGFTGMDDDKALSGLEYYYNRELMTPTESDPTHGANLHLTLDGLIQFKLEKALGKRFEETGAKRAVGLLMELHTGRILAMASFPSFDPNRYASFEEISHTNWALRHVYEPGSTMKIFLASVLLNENLIRPNEKFDCPGYVEYGKTRIKCTQVHGKVNLEEILQYSCNAGIIKAASRIPNEVLYEYMKRFRFAEKTGLLPNESVGYLPSLNKWTPTTPMFLAIGQGISVTPIQLVASAASVVNGGRFITPRVASHVTDVYGEVLHEYKSEEAPVGIREYSTERLLKAMTRVVREGTGKNAYIQEYSIAGKTGTGQKAVSGRGYQDGLWSASFLGFFPAEKPRIVGLILFDEPKGSSHTGGGLAAPVFKEVVENIIPIIEQGERTVDIRLPKLDRKPLVLKSDRVPDLSGKSKREVIELLSPSGIPYKLHGSGFCYEQEPSPGSQFDGKRVDVFFQ; translated from the coding sequence ATGCTTCCCGATCGTAAGAGATTCTCCTTTCTTTTTTATTTTCTTTGTTCGCTTTTTGCGATTCTCGCCGGTCGCGTAGGGTATCTTGTATTCTTTAACGACAAGGAAATCGCGTTCAAAAACGGGGAAAGAGTTTTGCGCGGCGCCGTTTACGATCGGCGTGGAATCGAATTGGCGCTTTCCGTAGATTCTTCCACGATCGGAATCTACCCGGCGAATATCTACGACCCGAATTTCACAGCCATGCAGCTTTCTCCGTATTTGGATATTTCCCCGGAGAGAATCGAGGGCTTGATACGGGAAAAAAGCAGGTATTTTCTCTTAAAGCGGGAGATCGACGACGCCACCGCGAGTCGCATCATGGAGATGGCATTGCCCGGAGTGCGCAGAGAAAGGGAATACAAACGGGTGTACCCTCACGGAAGTCTCGCGGCGAGCTTGCTCGGGTTTACCGGAATGGACGACGACAAGGCCCTTTCCGGATTGGAATATTATTATAATCGGGAATTGATGACACCGACCGAATCCGATCCGACCCACGGCGCCAACCTCCATCTGACTCTGGACGGATTGATCCAATTCAAATTGGAAAAAGCCCTTGGAAAGAGATTCGAAGAAACGGGTGCAAAGCGAGCGGTCGGACTCCTGATGGAGTTGCATACGGGAAGAATCCTGGCGATGGCGAGTTTCCCTTCTTTCGATCCGAACCGTTATGCATCCTTCGAAGAGATTTCGCATACCAATTGGGCATTGCGTCACGTTTACGAGCCCGGATCCACGATGAAAATCTTTTTGGCGAGCGTTCTTCTGAACGAAAATTTAATTCGTCCGAACGAAAAATTCGATTGTCCGGGATATGTGGAATACGGAAAAACCCGCATTAAATGCACTCAGGTTCACGGGAAAGTCAACTTAGAGGAGATTCTGCAGTATTCCTGCAATGCGGGAATCATAAAAGCCGCATCCAGGATTCCCAACGAAGTTCTTTACGAATATATGAAACGTTTTCGTTTTGCCGAAAAAACCGGACTATTACCGAACGAATCCGTCGGCTACCTTCCGAGTCTGAATAAATGGACTCCTACCACTCCTATGTTTTTGGCGATCGGGCAGGGGATTTCGGTAACTCCGATCCAGTTGGTTGCGTCCGCCGCTTCCGTCGTGAACGGTGGAAGATTTATCACTCCTCGTGTGGCCTCCCATGTGACGGACGTTTACGGAGAGGTACTCCACGAATATAAATCCGAGGAGGCTCCGGTGGGAATCAGGGAATATTCTACGGAGAGACTCTTGAAGGCCATGACTCGGGTGGTGAGAGAGGGAACAGGGAAAAACGCCTACATACAGGAATATTCCATCGCAGGAAAGACGGGAACCGGTCAAAAAGCGGTGTCGGGAAGAGGTTACCAGGACGGACTTTGGTCCGCTTCGTTTTTGGGTTTTTTTCCGGCGGAGAAACCTAGGATCGTCGGATTGATTCTTTTCGATGAACCGAAAGGATCCAGTCATACCGGAGGCGGATTGGCCGCTCCGGTGTTTAAGGAAGTCGTGGAGAATATCATTCCGATCATCGAACAAGGGGAAAGAACTGTGGACATTCGGCTTCCGAAGTTGGACCGCAAGCCTCTGGTCCTAAAATCGGATCGAGTTCCCGATTTGTCCGGAAAAAGCAAACGCGAGGTGATCGAACTCCTTTCTCCATCCGGAATTCCCTATAAGCTTCACGGAAGCGGATTTTGTTATGAACAAGAACCTTCTCCCGGTAGCCAGTTCGATGGAAAAAGGGTGGATGTGTTCTTTCAATGA
- the thrC gene encoding threonine synthase, giving the protein MSSTLTRYKAEFRCINESCASVYDLNEVVYECKKCGSLLEVSHDLDALREKSGQEWRDLFDSRFRSVQFPNTSGIWNKREWVLPHADNSEIVSSGEGLSHLFSSDRFTKDLGLGGLWIKQCGISHTGSFKDLGMTVLLTQVRHMLNQGVPIRAVACASSGDTSAALASYAAKAGIPAIIFLPAGKVSQAQLIQPVSNGAQVIALETDFDGCMKIVKEVTKEAGIYLANSMNSLRIEGQKTIAPEILQQLEWEVPDWVIIPGGNLGNVSALGAGFEMAEKLGLIRKRPRIVLAQAENANPLYLSYLKNFQEFAAMDAKPTLASAIQIGNPVSVQKAIKTLKSFNGIVEQAGEEELSDAAARADLYGLYNDPHTGVALAALYKLLAKGTIHKGEKVVVVSTAHGLKFTEFKLKFHEGKIAGTDPKLANQIRSCRPETGPVMDEIAKFLQGRAKIS; this is encoded by the coding sequence ATGAGTTCCACGCTTACGCGGTATAAGGCCGAATTTCGATGCATTAACGAGTCCTGCGCTTCCGTATACGATCTGAACGAAGTCGTATACGAATGCAAAAAATGCGGAAGTTTACTCGAAGTTTCCCACGACCTGGATGCCTTGCGCGAAAAAAGCGGCCAAGAATGGAGGGACCTGTTCGACTCCAGATTCCGTTCCGTTCAATTCCCGAATACGTCCGGGATTTGGAATAAAAGGGAATGGGTCCTTCCTCACGCAGACAACTCGGAGATCGTAAGCTCTGGAGAAGGGCTATCCCACCTTTTTTCCTCGGATCGATTCACCAAGGATCTGGGATTGGGCGGGCTCTGGATCAAGCAATGCGGTATTTCGCATACCGGATCCTTCAAAGATCTTGGCATGACCGTTCTTCTGACTCAAGTACGGCACATGTTGAACCAAGGAGTTCCGATCCGAGCGGTAGCCTGCGCAAGCTCCGGAGATACTTCCGCAGCGCTTGCATCCTACGCGGCTAAGGCAGGCATCCCTGCGATCATTTTTCTACCTGCCGGAAAAGTTTCCCAAGCGCAACTGATACAGCCCGTCTCCAACGGTGCACAGGTCATCGCCTTGGAAACCGACTTTGACGGTTGTATGAAGATCGTGAAGGAAGTCACGAAGGAAGCCGGAATTTACCTAGCCAACTCGATGAATAGCTTGAGGATCGAAGGACAAAAAACGATAGCACCGGAAATCCTGCAACAACTGGAGTGGGAAGTTCCCGATTGGGTCATCATTCCCGGCGGGAATCTCGGAAATGTCTCCGCACTAGGGGCAGGTTTTGAAATGGCCGAAAAATTGGGCCTGATCCGTAAGCGTCCGCGAATCGTTTTGGCACAGGCGGAAAATGCGAATCCGTTGTATCTCTCCTACTTAAAAAACTTCCAGGAATTTGCGGCAATGGACGCAAAGCCGACTTTAGCCTCCGCAATACAAATCGGAAATCCAGTTTCGGTTCAAAAAGCGATCAAAACCTTAAAGTCGTTTAACGGAATCGTAGAGCAGGCCGGCGAAGAGGAATTATCCGATGCTGCCGCTCGCGCGGATCTTTACGGTCTGTACAACGATCCTCATACGGGAGTGGCCCTTGCCGCCTTATACAAACTCTTGGCGAAAGGGACGATACATAAGGGCGAAAAAGTAGTCGTTGTTTCCACCGCCCATGGATTAAAATTCACGGAATTTAAACTCAAATTTCACGAAGGGAAAATCGCCGGCACCGATCCGAAATTGGCGAATCAAATCCGCTCTTGCCGCCCCGAAACCGGGCCGGTGATGGATGAGATCGCGAAATTCCTACAGGGAAGAGCTAAAATTTCCTGA